The proteins below come from a single Streptomyces sp. M92 genomic window:
- a CDS encoding sugar ABC transporter permease, with protein MSIDKTSTPAEDKTAENPAVASGAATAVDPRLLVREQGFAGYLGEFKRKMKAGDLGSIPVVAGLLIIWAIFTSLNSNFLTAGNFSNMSVTMVGTGMIAIGIVFVLLLGEIDLSVGSVSGVAGATFAVLNITHGMNEVLALVLAILTGTVAGAIHGFFFARIGVPAFAVTLAGLLFWQGFMLQILGSNGTINLNSDGLVVKLTSYYFSDVAAAYGLAIVVTAGYFVSAFFDNRRRAAAGVPSRPLNEVIVRTVLLAVLAFAVAIVFNQYKGLPLAVVIFLAFLLLTDFVLRRTSYGRKVFALGGSVEASRRAGINVELVRISVFAIAGTFAAIGGLFVASKIASANQGAGTGEFLMNVIAAAVIGGTSLFGGRGRTWDALLGVMVIVSIQYGLALEGIASPVQYMITGGVLLATVVIDAVTRKTQKTAGRA; from the coding sequence GTGAGCATCGACAAGACCTCCACGCCCGCCGAGGACAAGACGGCGGAGAACCCCGCCGTGGCCTCCGGCGCGGCCACCGCGGTCGACCCGCGGCTGCTGGTGCGCGAGCAGGGATTCGCGGGCTACCTCGGCGAGTTCAAGCGGAAGATGAAGGCGGGCGACCTCGGGTCCATCCCGGTCGTCGCCGGCCTGCTGATCATCTGGGCCATCTTCACCAGCCTGAACTCCAACTTCCTCACCGCCGGCAACTTCTCCAACATGTCGGTCACCATGGTCGGCACGGGCATGATCGCCATCGGCATCGTGTTCGTCCTGCTGCTCGGCGAGATCGACCTGTCGGTCGGCTCGGTCAGCGGTGTCGCGGGCGCCACCTTCGCCGTGCTGAACATCACGCACGGCATGAACGAGGTCCTGGCCCTGGTCCTGGCCATCCTCACCGGCACCGTGGCGGGCGCCATCCACGGCTTCTTCTTCGCCCGCATCGGCGTCCCCGCCTTCGCCGTGACACTGGCCGGCCTGCTGTTCTGGCAGGGCTTCATGCTGCAGATACTCGGCAGCAACGGCACCATCAACCTGAACAGCGACGGCCTCGTCGTCAAGCTGACCAGCTACTACTTCAGCGACGTGGCCGCCGCCTACGGCCTGGCGATCGTCGTGACGGCCGGGTACTTCGTCTCCGCCTTCTTCGACAACCGCCGCCGCGCCGCCGCCGGGGTGCCGTCCCGGCCGCTGAACGAGGTCATCGTCCGCACGGTGCTGCTCGCCGTGCTGGCCTTCGCCGTGGCGATCGTCTTCAACCAGTACAAGGGCCTGCCGCTGGCCGTGGTGATCTTCCTGGCCTTCCTGCTGCTGACGGACTTCGTGCTGCGCCGTACCTCCTACGGCCGCAAGGTCTTCGCGCTCGGCGGCAGCGTCGAGGCGTCCCGCCGAGCCGGCATCAACGTGGAGCTGGTCCGGATCTCGGTCTTCGCGATCGCCGGCACCTTCGCCGCGATCGGCGGCCTGTTCGTCGCGTCGAAGATCGCCTCCGCCAACCAGGGCGCGGGCACCGGTGAGTTCCTGATGAACGTCATCGCCGCGGCCGTGATCGGCGGCACGTCCCTCTTCGGCGGCCGCGGCCGCACCTGGGACGCGCTGCTCGGCGTGATGGTCATCGTCTCCATCCAGTACGGCCTCGCCCTGGAGGGCATCGCCTCGCCGGTCCAGTACATGATCACCGGTGGCGTGCTGCTGGCGACCGTCGTCATCGACGCGGTCACCCGCAAGACGCAGAAGACGGCCGGCCGCGCCTAG
- the dxs gene encoding 1-deoxy-D-xylulose-5-phosphate synthase, with the protein MPLLTRITGPRDLDRLSLEELGRLAEEIRTFLVDAVSKTGGHLGPNLGVVELTLALHRVFDSPKDKVLWDTGHQSYVHKLLTGRQDFSKLKMKGGLSGYPSQAESEHDVIENSHASTVLGWADGIAKANQVLDRDDHVVAVIGDGALTGGMAWEALNNIAAAKDRPLVIVVNDNERSYAPTIGGLANHLATLRTTDGYERFLARTKEVLERTPVVGRPLYDTLHGAKKGLKDFIAPQGMFEDLGLKYVGPIDGHDLEALESALTRAKRFGGPVIVHCLTEKGRGYQPALADEADRFHAVGKIHPDTGLPISTSGADWTSVFGDEMLKLGREREDVVAITAAMLQPVGLDKFAKAFPDRVYDVGIAEQHGAVSAAGLAHGGVHPVFAVYATFLNRAFDQVLMDVALHKCGVTFVLDRAGVTGTDGASHNGMWDMSILQVVPGLRLAAPRDADQVRAQLREAVEADDAPTVVRFSKGAVGPAVPAVGRVGGMDVLRAPGTDDPDVLLVSVGALAPMCLEVADLLDKQGISTTVVDPRWVKPVDEAMAPLAERHRVVVTVEDNSRVGGVGSAVAQALRDAGVDVPLRDFGIPPRFLDHASRAEVLAEIGLTAPDIARQVTGLVAKLDGRYERTGADVDSVEAARD; encoded by the coding sequence GTGCCGCTGCTGACCCGCATCACGGGACCGCGCGATCTGGACCGGCTCAGCCTGGAAGAGCTGGGCCGGCTGGCAGAGGAGATCCGCACCTTCCTCGTCGACGCCGTCTCCAAGACCGGCGGCCACCTCGGCCCCAACCTCGGCGTGGTGGAGCTCACCCTCGCCCTGCACCGCGTCTTCGACTCGCCGAAGGACAAGGTGCTCTGGGACACCGGCCACCAGTCCTACGTGCACAAGCTGCTCACCGGACGCCAGGACTTCTCGAAGCTGAAGATGAAGGGCGGCCTGTCCGGCTACCCCTCGCAGGCGGAGTCCGAGCACGACGTCATCGAGAACAGCCACGCCTCCACCGTCCTCGGCTGGGCCGACGGCATCGCCAAGGCCAACCAGGTCCTGGACCGCGACGACCACGTCGTCGCCGTCATCGGTGACGGCGCCCTCACCGGCGGCATGGCCTGGGAGGCGCTGAACAACATCGCCGCCGCCAAGGACCGGCCCCTCGTCATCGTCGTCAACGACAACGAGCGCTCCTACGCCCCCACCATCGGCGGCCTCGCCAACCACCTGGCGACCCTGCGCACCACCGACGGCTACGAACGCTTCCTGGCCCGCACCAAGGAGGTCCTGGAGCGCACCCCGGTCGTCGGCCGCCCGCTCTACGACACCCTGCACGGCGCCAAGAAGGGCCTGAAGGACTTCATCGCCCCGCAGGGCATGTTCGAGGACCTCGGCCTCAAGTACGTCGGTCCGATCGACGGCCACGACCTGGAGGCCCTGGAGTCCGCCCTCACCCGCGCCAAGCGCTTCGGCGGCCCGGTCATCGTGCACTGCCTCACCGAGAAGGGCCGCGGCTACCAGCCCGCCCTGGCGGACGAGGCCGACCGCTTCCACGCCGTCGGCAAGATCCACCCCGACACCGGCCTGCCCATTTCCACCTCCGGCGCCGACTGGACCAGCGTCTTCGGCGACGAGATGCTGAAGCTCGGCCGGGAGCGCGAGGACGTCGTCGCCATCACCGCGGCCATGCTCCAGCCGGTCGGCCTCGACAAGTTCGCCAAGGCATTCCCGGACCGCGTCTACGACGTCGGCATCGCCGAGCAGCACGGCGCCGTCTCCGCGGCCGGCCTCGCCCACGGCGGTGTCCACCCGGTCTTCGCCGTGTACGCCACCTTCCTCAACCGCGCCTTCGACCAGGTGCTGATGGACGTGGCCCTGCACAAGTGCGGCGTGACGTTCGTGCTGGACCGGGCCGGCGTCACCGGCACCGACGGCGCCTCCCACAACGGCATGTGGGACATGTCGATCCTCCAGGTCGTCCCCGGCCTCCGGCTCGCCGCCCCGCGCGACGCCGACCAGGTCCGCGCCCAGCTGCGCGAGGCCGTCGAGGCGGACGACGCGCCCACCGTGGTCCGCTTCTCCAAGGGCGCCGTCGGCCCCGCCGTACCGGCCGTCGGCCGCGTCGGCGGCATGGACGTGCTGCGCGCCCCGGGCACCGACGACCCGGACGTCCTCCTGGTCTCCGTGGGCGCCCTCGCCCCGATGTGCCTGGAGGTGGCGGACCTGTTGGACAAGCAGGGCATCTCCACCACCGTCGTCGACCCGCGCTGGGTCAAGCCCGTCGACGAGGCCATGGCCCCGCTCGCCGAGCGCCACCGCGTCGTCGTCACCGTCGAGGACAACTCGCGCGTCGGCGGTGTCGGCTCCGCAGTCGCCCAGGCGCTGCGCGACGCGGGCGTGGACGTGCCGCTGCGCGACTTCGGCATCCCGCCGCGCTTCCTCGACCACGCCTCGCGCGCCGAGGTCCTCGCCGAGATCGGCCTCACCGCGCCGGACATCGCCCGTCAGGTCACCGGCCTGGTCGCCAAGCTCGACGGCCGCTACGAGCGCACGGGCGCCGACGTGGACTCGGTGGAGGCCGCGCGCGACTGA
- a CDS encoding amino acid permease has translation MSSSSLFRTKKIEQSIRDTEEPEHALKKSLSALDLTVFGVGVIIGTGIFVLTGTVAKNNAGPAVALAFVVAGVVCALAALCYAEFASTVPVAGSAYTFSYASLGELPAWIIGWDLVLEFALGTAVVAVGWSGYIRSLMDNAGWQMPEALAGRDGAEGFGFDILAAVLVLVLTGILVLGMKLSARVTSLVVAIKVTVVLIVIVAGAFFVKGSNYDPFVPESKPVEAGGGLDSPLIQLMFGWAPANFGVMGIFTAASVVFFAFIGFDIVATAAEETKNPQRDMPRGILGSLFICTALYVAVSIVVTGMQHYSELSVDAPLADAFKSTGHPFFAGVISFGAAVGLTTVCMILLLGQTRVFFAMSRDGLLPRFFSRVHPKFRTPYRPTILLGVIIAIVAGFTSLSELAELVNIGTLFAFVVVALSVIILRRTRPDLPRAFRTPLVPLLPIVSVAASLWLMLNLPAETWVRFGVWMAIGVVVYFLYSRTHSRLGRGEEAPAGGPSKPSGDGGAP, from the coding sequence GTGAGCAGCAGCAGTCTCTTCAGGACCAAGAAGATCGAGCAGTCCATCCGTGACACGGAGGAACCGGAGCACGCGCTCAAGAAGTCCCTGTCCGCCCTGGACCTGACGGTCTTCGGCGTCGGTGTCATCATCGGCACCGGCATCTTCGTACTGACCGGCACGGTCGCCAAGAACAACGCCGGGCCCGCCGTGGCCCTGGCCTTCGTCGTGGCCGGCGTGGTCTGCGCGCTCGCCGCGCTCTGCTACGCCGAGTTCGCGTCCACCGTGCCGGTGGCCGGTTCGGCGTACACCTTCTCCTACGCCTCGCTCGGTGAACTGCCCGCCTGGATCATCGGCTGGGACCTGGTCCTGGAGTTCGCGCTCGGCACGGCGGTGGTGGCCGTCGGCTGGTCGGGCTACATCCGTTCGCTGATGGACAACGCGGGCTGGCAGATGCCCGAGGCGCTGGCCGGGCGGGACGGGGCCGAGGGCTTCGGCTTCGACATCCTCGCCGCCGTCCTGGTGCTGGTCCTCACCGGCATCCTCGTCCTCGGCATGAAGCTGTCCGCGCGGGTCACCTCGCTCGTCGTCGCCATCAAGGTGACCGTCGTCCTCATCGTGATCGTCGCGGGCGCCTTCTTCGTCAAGGGCTCCAACTACGACCCGTTCGTCCCGGAGTCGAAGCCGGTGGAGGCGGGCGGGGGACTCGACTCCCCACTGATCCAGCTGATGTTCGGCTGGGCGCCGGCCAACTTCGGCGTGATGGGCATCTTCACCGCCGCCTCGGTCGTCTTCTTCGCCTTCATCGGCTTCGACATCGTCGCCACCGCCGCCGAGGAGACCAAGAACCCGCAGCGTGACATGCCCCGGGGCATCCTCGGTTCGCTCTTCATCTGCACCGCGCTCTACGTCGCCGTCTCGATCGTCGTCACCGGTATGCAGCACTACAGCGAGCTGTCCGTCGACGCGCCGCTCGCCGACGCGTTCAAGTCCACCGGGCACCCCTTCTTCGCGGGTGTGATCAGCTTCGGCGCCGCCGTCGGCCTGACCACCGTCTGCATGATCCTGCTGCTGGGCCAGACCCGGGTGTTCTTCGCGATGAGCCGCGACGGGCTGCTGCCGCGCTTCTTCTCCCGCGTCCACCCGAAGTTCCGGACGCCGTACCGGCCGACCATCCTGCTCGGCGTGATCATCGCGATCGTCGCCGGCTTCACCAGCCTGAGCGAGCTGGCGGAGCTGGTGAACATCGGCACCCTGTTCGCGTTCGTCGTCGTCGCGCTCAGCGTGATCATCCTGCGCCGCACCCGCCCCGACCTGCCCCGCGCCTTCCGCACTCCGCTGGTCCCGCTGCTGCCGATCGTCTCGGTCGCCGCCTCGCTGTGGCTGATGCTGAACCTGCCCGCCGAGACCTGGGTGCGGTTCGGCGTCTGGATGGCGATCGGCGTCGTCGTGTACTTCCTCTACAGCCGCACACACAGCCGCCTGGGCCGCGGCGAGGAGGCCCCGGCCGGCGGCCCGTCGAAGCCGTCCGGCGACGGCGGGGCCCCGTAA
- a CDS encoding NTP pyrophosphohydrolase: MSDSGPLLVIVDAANVVGSVPDGWWRDRRGAAERLRDRLAADGVPGLDSPVEVVLVVEGAARGVGSVPGVRVESAPASGDDHMVALVAEAAGDRAVLVVTADRELRRRVTELGARVTGPRTVRPA; this comes from the coding sequence ATGAGCGACAGTGGCCCCCTCCTGGTGATCGTCGACGCCGCGAACGTCGTCGGGTCGGTTCCCGACGGCTGGTGGCGGGACCGGCGGGGGGCCGCGGAGCGGCTGCGGGACCGGCTGGCGGCGGACGGGGTGCCGGGGCTGGACTCTCCGGTGGAGGTCGTCCTCGTCGTCGAGGGCGCGGCCCGGGGAGTGGGTTCCGTGCCCGGCGTACGGGTGGAGTCGGCGCCCGCCAGCGGGGACGACCACATGGTCGCGCTGGTCGCAGAGGCCGCCGGTGACCGTGCCGTCCTGGTGGTGACGGCCGACCGCGAGCTGCGCCGCCGGGTGACGGAGCTGGGCGCTCGGGTGACGGGGCCGCGGACGGTCCGTCCGGCGTGA